A window from Entomoplasma freundtii encodes these proteins:
- a CDS encoding lipoprotein — MKKILTVLGSLVLTTTSATLVVSCGSKNTEFNQLMKVVNNTKGTYDNNNFPNQKSSASVIYLGAKDNAASQSFEAALKQAFSADSLDQAEKKLSQPGSVTQTSTYERSIRLDQPSATNSLVTFIPDTVDNDLQTSTFVKVQFVDQPGLSELFFDATFQGLAEGTYVFSQTDSDFLNNHFSGDFPANLKVKLQGFTTSLLTNDGLVSSWQNALVNGWFNESNADRGIRQVTVDTSGKNAGRITEIKAELPFYGIKGTDSGILSNAYTYAKPQLTFKAFTVDKVSDYWNNEVFKQLLNDYIRPDLIQQAAANSNSSESFPEPDKTRGDKEIFKQRVKNADAILGKIKEQKGPTFLIIKNGHLIAMQNGWNTYKTFNGEIQGSPTIENNGMPDLMSWVGSLAKIFSESTNSRFQDNNQFITTSFATTNWDPEKDGKSNWDPEKGLPK; from the coding sequence ATGAAGAAAATCTTAACAGTCCTAGGAAGTCTAGTTTTAACTACGACCTCGGCCACATTGGTTGTGAGTTGCGGAAGTAAGAATACAGAGTTCAACCAATTAATGAAAGTGGTTAATAACACAAAGGGAACTTATGATAATAATAATTTTCCTAACCAAAAATCGAGTGCTAGTGTAATTTACTTAGGAGCGAAAGATAACGCCGCTTCGCAATCATTTGAAGCTGCTTTGAAACAAGCTTTTAGTGCTGATTCGCTTGACCAAGCAGAAAAGAAACTAAGCCAACCAGGGTCAGTAACCCAAACCTCAACTTATGAACGTTCTATTCGATTAGACCAACCATCGGCGACTAACTCTCTTGTAACTTTTATTCCTGATACGGTAGATAACGATTTGCAAACCTCGACTTTTGTCAAAGTTCAGTTTGTGGACCAACCAGGTTTGTCAGAGTTATTTTTTGATGCCACTTTCCAAGGTTTGGCTGAAGGAACATACGTTTTTAGTCAAACTGATAGCGACTTTTTAAATAATCATTTTTCTGGAGACTTCCCTGCCAATCTTAAAGTTAAGTTGCAAGGTTTTACTACCTCATTATTGACTAATGATGGTTTGGTAAGTAGTTGACAAAACGCTTTAGTTAACGGTTGATTTAACGAAAGTAATGCTGACCGCGGCATTCGTCAAGTAACGGTTGATACTAGTGGCAAGAATGCTGGAAGAATTACGGAAATAAAAGCTGAGTTGCCATTTTATGGCATCAAGGGGACAGATAGTGGGATATTATCGAATGCCTATACTTATGCAAAACCTCAATTAACTTTTAAAGCTTTCACAGTTGATAAAGTAAGTGATTATTGGAATAACGAAGTTTTTAAACAATTACTAAATGATTACATTCGTCCTGATTTAATTCAACAAGCGGCAGCTAATTCTAATTCAAGTGAAAGTTTTCCTGAACCAGACAAAACTCGCGGTGACAAAGAAATCTTTAAACAAAGAGTAAAAAACGCTGATGCTATTTTAGGGAAAATAAAAGAACAAAAAGGTCCCACATTTTTAATTATTAAAAATGGTCATCTAATTGCTATGCAAAATGGTTGAAATACTTACAAAACATTTAACGGTGAAATTCAAGGCTCACCAACAATTGAAAATAATGGAATGCCTGATTTAATGAGCTGAGTTGGTTCACTTGCCAAAATCTTTAGCGAGTCAACAAATTCACGTTTCCAAGATAATAACCAATTTATTACCACGAGTTTTGCCACTACTAATTGAGATCCTGAAAAAGATGGCAAATCTAATTGAGATCCTGAAAAAGGGCTACCTAAATAA
- a CDS encoding PolC-type DNA polymerase III: protein MEKDLLTFIEDLKIPLTEEAKNIFKVSTLTSKPRGNKAKKKVYFDIATTDFLPLSFLEELADASTKAILKTKFLFTIDKSLTDETTLWQYVDFIKNKKSQLFNPGWELISASNGQFNHENQELTFFFHDKKEEKNLASELTYLENKLHQIGLNQLQVKSSLREAPDPLEDIEKNYQATSLTMNQVSQTNLITPEGQSSKPIFKKRIVSNDWTQSYESLLDLEENAQNVVIHGEVSKLEIRKSKTGRQIYSLIITDYKSSIKATYFGRDQETCAFDIPENGAQAETIQEGDWVALRGRTGWSTFDNETTFTIDRFTKIQKTKKIRQDSTDDKRVELHVHTKMSPMDGVSSASDYLERADQWDWPAIAITDHTNVQVFPEAFQKIKQINKQRKQINKDPLKLIYGSEFVVLNRGVDYVRNPQGHILNQAKYVVFDLETTGLSPEFDEVIEFGASVYDYQTGTRERIDWLIKPTKPLKAFTIELTKITDEMLANCPSIEAVFPKILTLIEGAILVAHNATFDFTFLQALAQRFGYEPLTNTVIDTLAIARAFYPDLKNYRLGTVAKKTGIIYDERVAHRGDYDADVLTDVFERMWNEAKQQLPLIKDEDWNLVAPENLKRNMNYVKTRGFHVSILAKNQAGIKDLYKLVSTSHTKTLLGVPKVFKDDLATYHQKGNLLLGSGCVNGEIFDLARTSTLDQLAKSMAFYDYIEVQPKSVYKNLLQNDTLDATELERTLKVIIETAQKIGKLVVATSDAHYLDPEMKIIREVYINSKGLGGTNHPLYDFKHRVTDYPDQHLRTTVEMLKDFEWLGDNELIKEIVLTNPRKIANEVDLDISPVRSGTYDPKIENVDELLRKKCYEISHRLYGNPLPKIVEERLELELNSIIKHGFAVIYWISHKLVEQSLQDGYLVGSRGSVGSSFVARASEITEVNPLKAHYRCPICCYSNFDTPKDIVCGYDLPKAICPNCQEPLLGDGHDIPFETFLGFDGDKVPDIDLNFSGEYQARAHDFIKQMFGENNVFRAGTISTVADKTAFGYVKNFFEERHGLETPYRKVEIERLAGLATGVKRTTGQHPGGVIILPQQYEIEDFTPVNYPADDLNSDWKTTHFDFHSIHDNLLKMDVLGHVDPTALKMLRNLTGIDPITIPMNDPQVYSLFSSLEALKLSSEQINKETTGAIGLPEFGTPFVRGMLRDTHPKTFADLVQISGLSHGTDVWLGNAQSLIRQGHANISTVIGCRDDIMVYLLRQGLEPNLAFTIMESVRKGKGLKEEWIQIMTNKNVPKWYVESCQKIKYMFPKAHATAYVLMAYRIAWFKIYYPEEYYATFFSTRSDAFELRTIMAGYQKTKDRLNELEIKANQKQTSTKENDLIITLEVALEMLARGIELTNIDFNQSLADRFLVIDDQESGKKKIVPPFNVIDSLGIAVGESIVRAREVKLFQSINDLKTRTQVTQTQLKIFTELEVTDSLNNDEQLSFAF from the coding sequence ATGGAAAAAGATTTATTAACATTTATTGAGGATTTAAAAATTCCTTTAACTGAGGAAGCAAAAAATATTTTCAAGGTTAGTACCTTAACAAGTAAGCCTCGCGGTAATAAGGCCAAGAAAAAGGTTTATTTTGACATCGCAACAACTGACTTTTTACCTCTTTCATTTCTAGAAGAATTGGCTGATGCTTCAACTAAGGCGATTCTAAAAACTAAATTCTTATTCACAATTGATAAGTCTTTAACTGATGAAACTACACTGTGACAATATGTTGATTTCATTAAAAATAAGAAATCGCAGTTATTCAATCCGGGTTGAGAGCTGATTAGTGCTAGTAATGGCCAATTTAACCACGAAAACCAAGAGCTAACATTCTTCTTCCATGATAAAAAGGAAGAAAAAAACTTAGCATCCGAGTTAACCTATCTAGAAAATAAACTTCATCAAATTGGTTTAAACCAATTGCAAGTGAAAAGTTCTCTTCGTGAAGCCCCTGATCCGTTAGAAGATATCGAAAAGAACTACCAAGCTACATCTTTGACAATGAATCAAGTTAGTCAAACTAACTTGATTACTCCGGAAGGACAATCTAGTAAACCAATCTTTAAGAAAAGAATAGTATCTAATGATTGAACCCAAAGTTACGAATCACTTCTAGATTTAGAAGAAAATGCCCAAAATGTTGTTATACATGGGGAAGTGAGTAAGTTAGAAATTCGGAAATCAAAAACAGGTCGACAAATTTATTCACTAATCATCACTGATTATAAATCATCAATTAAGGCGACCTACTTTGGTCGTGATCAAGAAACATGTGCTTTTGATATCCCAGAAAATGGAGCACAAGCAGAAACAATTCAAGAAGGTGATTGAGTAGCCCTCCGTGGACGTACTGGGTGATCAACTTTTGATAACGAAACCACTTTTACTATTGACCGATTTACGAAAATCCAAAAAACCAAAAAAATTCGACAAGATTCTACAGATGATAAACGAGTTGAGCTTCATGTTCATACTAAAATGTCACCTATGGATGGTGTTAGTAGTGCGAGTGATTATTTAGAAAGAGCCGACCAATGAGATTGACCAGCTATTGCCATTACCGACCACACTAATGTGCAGGTTTTCCCTGAAGCCTTTCAAAAAATTAAACAAATTAATAAACAACGCAAACAAATTAATAAAGATCCATTAAAACTGATTTATGGTTCTGAATTTGTTGTTTTGAATCGGGGGGTCGATTATGTCCGAAATCCACAAGGGCATATTTTAAACCAAGCAAAATATGTAGTTTTCGATTTAGAAACAACCGGATTATCGCCAGAGTTTGACGAAGTGATTGAATTCGGGGCCTCGGTTTACGATTACCAAACTGGGACTCGAGAACGTATTGATTGGTTGATTAAACCGACTAAACCTTTAAAAGCTTTTACCATTGAATTAACAAAAATTACCGACGAAATGCTTGCTAATTGCCCTAGCATTGAAGCGGTTTTTCCAAAAATTTTGACACTTATCGAAGGGGCAATTTTAGTTGCCCACAATGCCACCTTTGACTTCACTTTCCTTCAAGCCCTGGCCCAACGCTTTGGTTATGAACCCTTAACAAATACTGTTATCGATACTTTAGCAATTGCCCGGGCTTTTTATCCTGATTTAAAAAATTACCGGTTAGGAACTGTTGCTAAAAAAACTGGCATCATCTATGATGAACGAGTCGCTCACCGTGGTGATTACGATGCCGATGTTTTGACTGATGTATTTGAGCGAATGTGGAACGAAGCCAAACAACAACTTCCTCTAATTAAAGATGAAGATTGAAATTTGGTTGCCCCAGAAAATTTGAAGCGAAACATGAATTATGTCAAAACTCGTGGCTTCCATGTTTCCATTCTTGCTAAAAATCAAGCGGGTATTAAAGACCTATATAAATTAGTTTCCACGTCGCATACCAAGACACTTCTCGGGGTACCGAAGGTGTTTAAAGATGACTTAGCCACTTATCATCAAAAGGGTAATTTATTGCTTGGAAGTGGTTGCGTTAATGGTGAAATATTTGATTTGGCACGAACGAGCACATTAGACCAGTTAGCAAAAAGCATGGCCTTTTATGATTACATTGAGGTCCAACCCAAAAGTGTTTATAAGAATCTTTTACAAAACGATACTTTGGACGCAACTGAACTTGAACGAACCTTGAAAGTAATTATTGAAACAGCCCAAAAAATCGGGAAACTAGTGGTCGCTACTAGTGATGCTCATTACTTAGATCCGGAAATGAAAATTATTCGCGAGGTTTACATTAATTCCAAAGGACTGGGAGGAACAAACCATCCTCTCTATGACTTTAAGCACCGGGTAACCGATTATCCTGACCAACATTTGCGAACTACTGTAGAAATGTTAAAGGATTTTGAGTGGTTAGGTGATAATGAACTAATTAAAGAAATTGTCTTAACTAATCCACGCAAAATTGCTAATGAGGTTGATTTGGACATTAGTCCAGTCCGTAGTGGTACCTATGATCCAAAAATCGAAAACGTCGACGAATTACTCCGCAAAAAATGTTACGAAATATCGCATCGACTTTATGGTAACCCGTTACCAAAAATTGTCGAAGAACGCTTAGAACTAGAACTAAATTCAATTATTAAACATGGTTTTGCGGTGATTTATTGAATTTCTCATAAGTTAGTAGAACAAAGCCTTCAAGATGGTTATTTAGTTGGTTCACGTGGTAGCGTTGGTTCTTCATTCGTCGCTCGTGCTAGTGAAATTACTGAGGTCAATCCACTCAAGGCTCACTATCGTTGTCCAATTTGTTGCTATTCTAACTTTGATACTCCTAAGGATATTGTTTGTGGTTATGACCTGCCGAAGGCCATTTGCCCTAACTGCCAAGAGCCATTACTTGGTGATGGCCACGATATTCCGTTTGAAACTTTTTTAGGTTTTGATGGTGACAAAGTCCCTGATATTGATCTAAATTTTTCTGGAGAATATCAAGCTCGTGCACATGATTTTATTAAACAAATGTTTGGTGAAAACAACGTCTTTAGGGCCGGAACGATTTCAACAGTGGCCGATAAAACAGCTTTTGGTTATGTCAAAAACTTTTTTGAAGAACGACACGGTCTTGAGACACCATATCGTAAAGTCGAAATAGAGCGTCTCGCTGGTTTAGCAACCGGAGTAAAACGCACGACTGGTCAACACCCCGGTGGAGTAATTATCTTACCTCAACAATATGAGATTGAGGATTTTACACCAGTCAATTATCCGGCCGATGACCTCAATAGTGATTGAAAAACAACCCACTTTGATTTCCATTCAATTCACGATAACTTATTGAAAATGGATGTCCTTGGTCATGTTGATCCAACAGCTTTAAAAATGCTGCGAAACTTAACCGGTATTGACCCGATAACCATTCCTATGAATGATCCCCAGGTTTACTCTTTGTTTTCATCATTAGAAGCTTTAAAACTATCTTCTGAACAAATTAATAAAGAGACCACCGGGGCCATCGGTTTACCAGAATTTGGGACTCCTTTCGTAAGGGGGATGCTTCGTGATACTCACCCTAAAACATTTGCTGATCTTGTACAGATTTCTGGTTTATCACATGGGACTGATGTTTGGTTAGGAAATGCCCAAAGTTTAATTCGCCAAGGTCATGCTAATATTTCCACAGTGATTGGTTGTCGCGATGACATTATGGTTTATCTTTTACGTCAAGGTTTAGAACCAAATCTAGCCTTTACTATTATGGAATCTGTTCGAAAAGGAAAGGGTTTGAAAGAAGAATGAATCCAAATAATGACCAACAAGAACGTTCCCAAATGATATGTTGAATCATGTCAAAAAATTAAGTACATGTTTCCTAAAGCTCATGCGACTGCCTATGTTTTGATGGCCTACCGCATTGCGTGATTTAAAATCTATTACCCTGAAGAATACTATGCCACTTTCTTCTCTACACGTTCGGATGCCTTTGAATTACGAACTATCATGGCAGGTTATCAAAAAACCAAAGACCGGTTAAATGAACTTGAAATTAAGGCTAACCAAAAACAAACTTCAACCAAAGAAAATGATTTAATCATCACTTTGGAAGTGGCTTTAGAAATGCTTGCCCGAGGTATTGAATTAACTAATATTGACTTTAACCAATCCTTAGCTGATCGATTCTTGGTGATTGATGACCAAGAATCGGGAAAGAAAAAGATTGTCCCTCCCTTTAATGTTATTGACTCACTTGGTATTGCCGTGGGCGAATCAATTGTTAGGGCGCGTGAAGTCAAACTTTTTCAATCAATAAATGATTTAAAAACGCGTACTCAAGTAACGCAAACCCAATTAAAGATTTTTACAGAGTTAGAAGTCACTGACTCGTTAAATAATGATGAGCAATTAAGTTTTGCTTTTTAA
- the deoC gene encoding deoxyribose-phosphate aldolase, translated as MELNKYIDQTLLKPEATAQEITKLCDEAKHYHFATVCVNPSRIALAKKLLAGSDVEITTVIGFPLGAQTTATKVCETKDAIAEGADEIDMVMNIGALKDRDYDYVLNDFKAVRKAAKGKILKVILEVCLLTDKEIVKACELALEAGLDFVKTSTGFNKGGATPESVALMKSVVQDKAKVKAAGGVRNREDALVMIEKGASRLGTSGGVAIMEGKDHSKGY; from the coding sequence ATGGAACTGAATAAATATATCGATCAAACTTTATTAAAACCAGAAGCCACTGCGCAAGAAATTACTAAACTTTGTGATGAAGCGAAACATTATCACTTTGCGACAGTTTGTGTTAATCCAAGCCGGATTGCTTTAGCAAAAAAACTTCTTGCAGGTTCTGATGTTGAAATTACCACCGTGATTGGTTTTCCCTTGGGAGCTCAAACCACAGCTACTAAAGTTTGTGAAACTAAAGATGCCATTGCTGAAGGGGCTGATGAAATTGATATGGTGATGAATATCGGAGCCTTGAAAGACCGTGATTATGACTATGTTTTAAACGATTTTAAAGCAGTGAGAAAGGCAGCAAAAGGAAAGATTTTGAAAGTCATTCTAGAGGTTTGCCTCTTAACTGACAAAGAAATTGTTAAAGCCTGTGAATTAGCTCTTGAAGCTGGTCTCGACTTTGTTAAAACATCGACAGGTTTCAATAAAGGTGGAGCTACTCCTGAAAGTGTCGCCTTAATGAAATCGGTAGTGCAAGATAAGGCCAAAGTAAAAGCAGCTGGTGGAGTCCGCAATCGTGAAGACGCCTTGGTCATGATTGAGAAAGGTGCTTCAAGATTAGGAACTAGTGGTGGTGTCGCTATCATGGAAGGTAAAGATCATTCTAAAGGTTACTAA
- a CDS encoding phosphatidate cytidylyltransferase — protein sequence MPPTKKKIVTNKLNLNQRNNLKIRLLSTLGLLLILAVILVLLILSTEAAEWKLNVNLTATNYAFCVIMVIITAAMTYELTRAFGIKEWWYLTIVILMTLGLFVFPFFQTNTAFPIYRDWKIANWFSWWQSLLCLLVYIILMMVVGAFAATKSVIKGLELAAFGLLVIFGMKGFSNISLAVVGSGSELAPKYGFMTIIWIWGTVILTDSFSYIGGMLWGKHKLAPVVSPKKTWEGAIIGCAMAFIIGTIVSVLTFYLVPDHQVGPFVVSFQSLMNNNHNPALPGIFLGLLTLVITIWAQCGDLLFSLVKRTAKIKDFSNLIPGHGGVLDRLDSFVFTFFLFFIITLFI from the coding sequence ATGCCACCTACAAAAAAGAAAATTGTCACCAATAAATTGAACCTCAACCAACGAAATAATTTAAAAATTCGCTTGTTGTCAACACTCGGTCTATTGTTGATTTTAGCAGTGATTTTAGTTTTACTAATTCTCTCCACAGAAGCGGCTGAATGAAAGTTAAATGTTAATTTAACAGCAACCAATTATGCCTTTTGCGTCATCATGGTCATCATTACCGCTGCCATGACCTATGAGTTAACAAGAGCATTTGGAATTAAGGAATGATGATACTTAACGATTGTTATCCTCATGACACTCGGTCTTTTTGTTTTTCCATTTTTTCAAACTAATACTGCTTTTCCGATTTATCGTGATTGAAAAATTGCTAATTGGTTTAGTTGGTGACAAAGTTTGCTTTGCCTATTGGTTTATATAATTTTAATGATGGTTGTCGGTGCTTTTGCCGCAACTAAATCGGTTATCAAAGGTTTGGAACTAGCCGCTTTTGGTTTATTGGTTATCTTTGGCATGAAAGGCTTTTCTAATATTTCGTTGGCAGTTGTCGGTTCAGGAAGTGAATTAGCGCCTAAATATGGTTTCATGACTATTATTTGAATCTGAGGCACAGTCATCTTAACTGATAGTTTTAGTTATATCGGAGGAATGCTTTGAGGTAAACATAAGTTGGCGCCCGTAGTTAGTCCCAAGAAAACTTGAGAAGGAGCTATTATTGGTTGTGCCATGGCCTTTATCATCGGCACAATTGTAAGTGTTTTAACCTTTTATTTGGTGCCTGACCATCAAGTGGGCCCATTCGTTGTTTCGTTCCAAAGTTTAATGAATAATAATCACAATCCGGCCTTACCTGGTATTTTCTTAGGTTTATTAACTCTAGTTATTACCATTTGAGCCCAATGTGGTGATTTACTATTTAGTCTAGTCAAACGTACTGCTAAAATTAAGGACTTTTCGAATCTGATTCCTGGTCATGGTGGTGTCTTAGATCGTCTTGATTCATTTGTCTTCACTTTCTTCTTATTCTTTATTATTACTTTGTTTATTTAA
- a CDS encoding lipoprotein, giving the protein MKKLLSILGAVGLIATTSATVVSCEKKENNNGDKVSDKEQAIENLKKEISKSREILDKNKLTHEENARDLFWDIQKVKPLVNSKDVNAEVLQIAQKLLEWKTNKIVFQDELDCTSHEPAIKKSGKYELTRMISWGYQQLFESLTSELSENSLKGELVEFLEKAIVNVQNDKKDDDYRSDSRLLEENINKFIAEQTKIEEANKSEITSITNKLEAVLTKLNNKLLIFMPNDLKETDTFENLLNDFIISELKEVQYEIPKNYSFSSDNLPNPKLITDKGLHTDEDVTLLVKQNEKIVFEKKDVRLIFSGIDDNIKDPDVK; this is encoded by the coding sequence ATGAAAAAATTATTATCAATTTTGGGAGCTGTTGGCTTAATAGCCACTACTAGTGCAACTGTTGTTTCATGTGAAAAGAAAGAGAACAACAATGGTGATAAAGTTAGTGACAAAGAACAAGCTATTGAAAATTTAAAAAAAGAAATTAGCAAATCAAGAGAAATTTTAGATAAAAACAAATTAACTCATGAAGAAAATGCCCGGGATTTATTCTGAGATATTCAAAAGGTAAAACCGTTAGTAAATAGTAAAGATGTTAATGCTGAGGTATTGCAAATTGCTCAGAAATTATTAGAATGAAAAACTAACAAAATTGTTTTCCAAGACGAATTAGATTGTACTTCTCATGAACCAGCTATTAAAAAATCTGGCAAATATGAGTTAACACGTATGATTAGTTGAGGATATCAACAACTTTTTGAATCATTAACTAGCGAATTGAGCGAAAATTCTTTAAAAGGGGAACTTGTAGAATTCTTGGAAAAAGCTATTGTTAATGTTCAAAACGATAAAAAAGATGATGATTATCGCAGTGATTCCAGGTTATTGGAAGAAAACATTAATAAGTTTATAGCTGAACAAACTAAAATTGAAGAAGCAAATAAGTCTGAAATAACTAGCATAACAAATAAATTAGAGGCAGTACTTACAAAGTTAAATAACAAATTATTAATTTTTATGCCTAATGATCTTAAAGAAACTGATACATTTGAAAATCTATTAAATGACTTTATAATTAGTGAACTAAAAGAAGTTCAATATGAAATACCTAAAAACTATAGTTTTTCATCAGATAATTTGCCAAATCCTAAGCTTATCACAGACAAAGGACTACACACCGATGAAGATGTAACACTTTTAGTTAAACAAAATGAAAAAATTGTTTTTGAAAAAAAAGATGTTCGTTTAATTTTCAGTGGAATCGATGATAACATTAAAGATCCTGATGTTAAATAA
- a CDS encoding site-2 protease family protein, with amino-acid sequence MTIVFTLLLSLGSLLFIVTLHELGHFCVAKWSGAYVYEFALGFGPRLLTFKGKETWFSIRLLPLGGFVSIAMEAVDPPKGREEEIVPENRKMEALPTWKRSLFILAGPLVNLGTAILIVTTVFMATLAKPNDMGFYGQRLASTGIAYKLIKEQEGQEDIDDQGYILLGYEVYDTKGELRDKAEFGTAEQLPIYSNIVYKFIDNFQKDIYQEQKDLRIKFNYLNFDYQNHKVKSSQVSSGKWTQLSKPDDWQIQGKNTTVGIMAPTRYFLTRQEAYRAGWRQVGQDSLGLLKAFGQIFKGNIHALSGPVGLVKGSSQTTNVTTPASFLLGMGAISANLFMFNFLPFPPLDGYKFCEAWWEKARKKEINSKVKIGITAVGVSFMLLLFIIVTIKDLIGG; translated from the coding sequence ATGACCATTGTTTTTACTTTACTTTTGAGTTTAGGAAGTTTGCTCTTCATTGTTACCCTCCATGAGCTGGGGCATTTTTGTGTTGCTAAATGAAGTGGGGCCTATGTTTATGAATTCGCTTTAGGGTTTGGGCCACGATTATTAACTTTTAAAGGTAAAGAGACTTGGTTTTCTATTCGCCTCTTACCATTAGGGGGGTTTGTTTCCATTGCGATGGAAGCCGTAGATCCTCCCAAAGGTCGCGAAGAAGAAATCGTACCAGAAAACCGTAAGATGGAAGCGTTGCCAACCTGAAAGCGAAGTCTTTTTATTTTGGCCGGTCCACTTGTTAATTTGGGAACTGCCATTTTAATCGTGACGACAGTTTTTATGGCTACTTTGGCTAAACCCAACGATATGGGTTTTTATGGTCAACGTTTAGCTTCAACAGGGATAGCATATAAACTCATCAAAGAACAAGAGGGCCAAGAAGACATTGATGATCAGGGATACATTCTTTTGGGTTATGAAGTTTATGATACCAAGGGTGAGCTTCGTGATAAAGCAGAATTTGGCACTGCTGAGCAACTGCCGATTTATAGCAACATTGTTTATAAATTTATTGATAATTTCCAAAAAGATATTTATCAAGAACAAAAAGATTTGCGCATTAAATTTAATTACCTTAATTTCGACTATCAAAATCATAAAGTTAAATCTTCACAAGTAAGTTCAGGCAAATGGACCCAATTATCAAAACCAGATGATTGACAAATTCAAGGGAAAAATACGACCGTAGGAATTATGGCTCCTACACGTTATTTTCTAACCCGTCAAGAAGCCTATCGAGCTGGTTGACGCCAAGTGGGCCAAGATAGTTTAGGTTTATTAAAGGCGTTTGGTCAAATATTCAAGGGAAATATTCATGCTCTGAGTGGTCCAGTTGGCTTAGTAAAGGGGAGTTCTCAAACCACTAACGTGACGACTCCAGCTAGTTTTTTATTAGGCATGGGGGCGATTAGTGCTAATCTTTTCATGTTCAACTTTTTACCCTTTCCACCTTTAGATGGTTATAAATTTTGTGAAGCATGATGAGAAAAAGCGCGGAAAAAGGAAATTAACTCTAAAGTTAAAATTGGGATTACGGCCGTTGGCGTGAGCTTTATGCTCTTACTATTTATTATTGTGACAATCAAGGATTTAATTGGAGGCTAG
- a CDS encoding M24 family metallopeptidase: MIKKIIQANLANKDLKAMLLYSPQNRYWFSHFPSSLGYILVTPEENYLFVDGRYITAARENKSLINIDKIVLLDNQTWRKIAQILASQNINKLGFESDWVTYVTFENWTKLLPKQHLVPVNTEKWREVKSDWEVAQIQKACDITDAVFQDVIKWVKPGISEKDLARFVSDSFLKHGADKLSFDTIVASGQNGSKPHAVPTNKLLENGDLVTLDMGCYANGYVSDQTRTFALGNVTPELKKIYETVFEAQSLGISLLKAGQNAGDVHRAVANYISEAGYGEYFTHGLGHGMGIEIHEEPYENASSQSILEPGMVVTVEPGIYIPGVGGVRIEDDFLITNTGSQRLTSSPRELIIVKPQN; the protein is encoded by the coding sequence ATGATAAAAAAAATAATCCAAGCGAATTTAGCAAATAAAGATTTGAAGGCTATGCTCCTTTATTCTCCACAAAACCGTTACTGGTTTTCCCATTTTCCTTCATCGTTAGGTTACATTTTGGTAACTCCAGAAGAAAATTATCTATTTGTGGATGGTCGCTATATTACAGCTGCTAGAGAAAATAAATCGTTAATAAATATTGATAAAATTGTCCTGTTAGATAACCAAACATGAAGAAAAATAGCTCAGATTTTAGCAAGTCAAAATATTAATAAACTTGGTTTTGAAAGTGATTGAGTGACTTATGTCACCTTTGAAAATTGAACGAAGTTACTTCCTAAACAACATTTAGTGCCTGTCAATACTGAAAAATGACGCGAAGTCAAAAGCGATTGAGAAGTAGCTCAAATTCAAAAAGCTTGCGACATTACCGACGCTGTTTTCCAAGATGTTATAAAATGAGTAAAACCTGGAATTAGCGAAAAAGATTTAGCTAGATTTGTAAGTGATTCTTTCCTAAAACACGGAGCAGATAAATTAAGTTTTGATACTATTGTGGCTAGTGGTCAAAATGGTTCTAAACCTCATGCAGTTCCAACTAATAAATTATTAGAAAATGGCGATTTGGTCACTTTGGATATGGGTTGCTATGCCAATGGGTATGTCTCAGATCAAACTAGAACGTTTGCCTTAGGCAATGTAACTCCAGAATTAAAGAAAATCTATGAAACGGTTTTTGAAGCACAAAGTTTAGGTATTTCACTTTTGAAAGCTGGCCAAAATGCTGGTGATGTCCACCGCGCTGTAGCTAACTATATTTCAGAAGCCGGTTATGGTGAATACTTCACTCATGGCTTAGGTCATGGAATGGGAATTGAAATTCATGAAGAACCTTATGAAAATGCGAGTTCGCAAAGCATCTTGGAGCCCGGGATGGTTGTTACCGTAGAACCGGGAATTTATATTCCTGGAGTTGGTGGAGTCAGAATTGAGGATGATTTTCTTATTACCAATACTGGTTCACAACGGCTAACAAGTTCACCCCGTGAACTCATTATTGTTAAACCTCAAAACTAA
- the rpmG gene encoding 50S ribosomal protein L33, with the protein MREGIILRCVDCKDENYVAKNDKKKEKIEVSKYCAKCNKHTTHKQKK; encoded by the coding sequence ATGCGTGAAGGAATAATTCTAAGATGTGTGGATTGTAAAGACGAAAACTATGTTGCGAAAAACGATAAAAAGAAAGAAAAAATCGAAGTTTCAAAATATTGTGCAAAATGCAATAAACACACCACTCATAAACAAAAAAAATAA